A genomic stretch from Ictalurus punctatus breed USDA103 chromosome 2, Coco_2.0, whole genome shotgun sequence includes:
- the fez2b gene encoding fasciculation and elongation protein zeta-2 isoform X2, whose amino-acid sequence MAALSAQSDEDWQDFNEFTAASDATSEPVHSEPEEPEERQEPGPEPEFSAFCWDVEDSVSGEKSSWSSAQDLVQEFEQKLSLCFRKNFTDTENISDIKPITEEHLLREDEIWNALTDNYGNVMPVDWKTSHTRSLHLPSLNLVQQPVDSVNLDLSDDEELREQMDLHSIIVSCVNEEPLFTAEQVISEIEEMMQESPDADSEQCVSPPDLSILSQELHTLTHSSSTSSYEERLRGMSVCELEALLDEVEKKIRVFSEELIDQLALRDELDFEKEVKNTFISLLIDVQNRQKEVMKRRRKGRSTAGTPRGERTHAPGTYLTTVIPYEKRSGAPSVEDLQILTKILHAMRDDSDKVPSLLTDYILKVLCPT is encoded by the exons ATGGCGGCTCTGTCGGCTCAGTCTGATGAAGACTGGCAGGACTTTAACGAGTTTACAGCGGCCTCGGACGCCACGTCGGAGCCGGTACACAGTGAGCCGGAGGAGCCGGAGGAGCGGCAGGAGCCGGGGCCTGAGCCGGAATTCTCAGCGTTCTGCTGGGACGTGGAGGACAGTGTGTCCGGGGAGAAGAGCAGCTGGAGCTCCGCGCAGGATCTGGTGCAGGAGTTCGAGCAGAAGCTGAGCTTGTGTTTCAGAAAGAACTTCACAGACACTGAGAACATCTCCGATATCAAACCCATCACCGAGGAGCACTTACTCCGAGAGGACGA gatATGGAACGCTCTGACAGATAACTACGGGAACGTGATGCCAGTGGACTGGAAGACGTCTCACACTCGTTCTCTCCATCTTCCTTCGCTCAACCTCGTCCAGCAGCCG gTGGACAGTGTGAATCTGGACCTGTCTGATGATGAGGAGCTCAGAGAGCAAATGGACCTTCACTCTATCATCGTCTCCTGCGTTAACGAGGAACCACTGTTTACTGCAGAACAG gtgatctcGGAGATTGAGGAAATGATGCAAGAGTCTCCCGACGCAGACTCGGAGCAGTGTGTGTCCCCGCCAGACCTGTCCATCCTGTCCCAGGagctacacacactcacacactcctcatctACCAGCAGCTACGAAGAAC gtctgcgtgggatgagtgtgtgtgagctggaGGCGCTGCTGGACGAGGTGGAGAAGAAGATCCGGGTGTTCTCCGAGGAGCTGATCGATCAGCTGGCCCTGCGTGACGAGCTGGACTTTGAGAAGGAGGTGAAGAACACTTTCATCTCGCTGCTCATCGATGTGCAGAACAGACAGAaggaggtgatgaagaggaggaggaagggcaGGAGCACGGCCGGGACGCCCAGAGGAGAGCGCACACACGCACCCGGGACt taTTTAACTACAGTTATACCCTATGAGAAGAGAAGTGGTGCTCCATCAGTTGAAGACCTGCAGATCCTCACCAAGA ttttaCATGCCATGAGGGATGACAGTGATAAAGTTCCCAGCTTGCTGACTGATTACATCCTAAAAG TCTTATGTCCTACATAA
- the wdr26b gene encoding WD repeat-containing protein 26 encodes MQSNGADQGQDSGLSCQNNNAQNLENGENGECSSGRGETAHSNGLLSGSGTGNNTAQTGTPALLSSGSGSLKKQKRLSQSEEDVIRLIGQHLHGLGLNQTVDLLMQESGCRLEHPAATKFRNHIMAGEWDKAENDLSELKGLMHSPNAIVRMKFLLLQQKYLEYLEDGKVLEALQVLRGELTPLKYNTDRIHILSGYLMCSHAEDLRAKAEWEGKGVSSRSKLLDKLQTYLPPSVMLPPRRLHTLLRQAVELQRDRCLYHNTKTDNSLDSVSLLLDHVCSRKQFPCYTQQILTEHCNEVWFCKFSNDGTKLATGSKDTTVIVWQVDPDTHQLKLWRTLEGHAYGVSYLAWSPDDVYLIACGPDDCSELWLWNVQTGELRTKMSQSHEDSLTSVAWNPDGKRFVTGGQRGQFYQCDLDGNLVDSWEGVRVQCLWCVSDGRTVLASDTHQRIRAYNFEDLTDRNIVQEDHPVMSFTVSKNGRLALLNVATQGVHLWDLQDRVLVRKYQGVTQGFYTIHSCFGGHNEDFIASGSEDHKVYIWHKRSELPIAELTGHTRTVNCVSWNPCVPSLMASASDDGTVRVWGPAPFLHAQEVDAFNENCSNMDS; translated from the exons ATGCAGTCCAACGGGGCCGATCAGGGACAGGACTCCGGGCTCAGCTGCCAAAACAATAACGCACAGAACCTAGAGAACGGAGAGAACGGAGAGTGTTCCAGCGGCAGGGGGGAAACGGCGCACTCTAACGGGCTCCTCTCCGGATCCGGTACCGGGAACAACACGGCCCAGACCGGGACTCCTGCGCTCTTATCCTCCGGGTCCGGGTCCTTAAAGAAGCAAAAACGCCTTTCACAGTCTGAGGAGGATGTGATCCGACTCATAGGGCAACATCTGCACGGACTGGGGCTGAA tCAGACAGTGGATCTGTTGATGCAGGAGTCGGGCTGTAGGCTGGAACACCCCGCTGCTACCAAGTTCAGAAACCACATCATGGCGGGAGAGTGggacaag GCGGAAAATGACCTCAGCGAGCTCAAAGGCCTGATGCATTCACCCAACGCTATTGTG cggaTGAAGTTTCTCCTCCTGCAGCAGAAGTATCTGGAGTATTTGGAGGACGGGAAAGTTCTGGAAGCATTACAGGTGTTGAGAGGAGAACTGACTCCACTCAAGTACAACACGGACCGAATCCACATCCTCAGCGG GTATCTGATGTGCAGTCACGCCGAGGACCTGAGAGCCAAAGCCGAGTGGGAGGGGAAAGGAGTGAGCTCACGCTCCAAACTGCTCGATAAACTACAGA cGTACCTCCCCCCCTCGGTGATGCTGCCCCCCCGGAGGTTACACACACTCCTGCGTCAGGCCGTGGAGTTACAGAGAGACCGCTGCCTTTATCACAACACCAAGACGGACAACAGCCTCGACTCTGTTTCACTGCTGCTGGACCACGTGtgcagcag GAAGCAGTTCCCCTGTTACACTCAGCAGATTCTGACCGAACACTGTAACGAGGTTTGGTTCTGCAAGTTCTCTAACGACGGCACCAAACTCGCCACCGGATCCAAAGACACCACCGTGATCGTGTGGCAGGTGGACCCG GACACACACCAGCTGAAGTTGTGGAGAACGTTGGAAGGTCACGCGTACGGAGTGTCTTACCTGGCCTGGAGTCCTGATGACGTGTACCTCATCGCCTGCGGCCCAGACGACTGCTCGGAACTCTGGCTCTGGAACGTACAG ACAGGTGAACTGCGTACGAAGATGAGCCAGTCTCACGAGGACAGTCTGACCAGTGTCGCCTGGAACCCCGACGGCAAGCGGTTCGTTACAGGAGGACAGCGGGGACAGTTCTACCAATGC GACCTGGACGGTAACCTGGTGGACTCCTGGGAGGGAGTGCGTGTTCAGTGTTTATGGTGTGTGAGCGACGGCCGAACGGTTTTGGCCTCCGATACACACCAACGCATCCGCGCCTACAACTTCGAGGACCTGACCGACAGAAACAT AGTTCAGGAGGATCATCCGGTCATGTCTTTCACCGTCTCTAAGAACGGACGATTAGCTTTGTTAAATGTAGCAACTCAG GGGGTTCATCTCTGGGACCTGCAGGACCGTGTGTTGGTGAGGAAGTATCAGGGAGTGACGCAGGGCTTCTACACCATCCACTCCTGCTTCGGCGGCCATAACGAGGACTTCATCGCCAGCGGCAGTGAAG atcaTAAGGTGTATATTTGGCACAAGCGTAGCGAGCTGCCCATAGCTGAGCTAACGGGACACACTCGCACTGTGAACTGTGTTAGCTGGAACCCGTGTGTGCCGAGTCTGATGGCCAGCGCTTCAGACGATGGCACCGTTCGAGTGTGGggccccgcccccttcctccACGCACAGGAAGTGGACGCTTTCAACG AGAACTGCAGTAACATGGACAGTTGA
- the fez2b gene encoding fasciculation and elongation protein zeta-2 isoform X1, which produces MAALSAQSDEDWQDFNEFTAASDATSEPVHSEPEEPEERQEPGPEPEFSAFCWDVEDSVSGEKSSWSSAQDLVQEFEQKLSLCFRKNFTDTENISDIKPITEEHLLREDEIWNALTDNYGNVMPVDWKTSHTRSLHLPSLNLVQQPKVDSVNLDLSDDEELREQMDLHSIIVSCVNEEPLFTAEQVISEIEEMMQESPDADSEQCVSPPDLSILSQELHTLTHSSSTSSYEERLRGMSVCELEALLDEVEKKIRVFSEELIDQLALRDELDFEKEVKNTFISLLIDVQNRQKEVMKRRRKGRSTAGTPRGERTHAPGTYLTTVIPYEKRSGAPSVEDLQILTKILHAMRDDSDKVPSLLTDYILKVLCPT; this is translated from the exons ATGGCGGCTCTGTCGGCTCAGTCTGATGAAGACTGGCAGGACTTTAACGAGTTTACAGCGGCCTCGGACGCCACGTCGGAGCCGGTACACAGTGAGCCGGAGGAGCCGGAGGAGCGGCAGGAGCCGGGGCCTGAGCCGGAATTCTCAGCGTTCTGCTGGGACGTGGAGGACAGTGTGTCCGGGGAGAAGAGCAGCTGGAGCTCCGCGCAGGATCTGGTGCAGGAGTTCGAGCAGAAGCTGAGCTTGTGTTTCAGAAAGAACTTCACAGACACTGAGAACATCTCCGATATCAAACCCATCACCGAGGAGCACTTACTCCGAGAGGACGA gatATGGAACGCTCTGACAGATAACTACGGGAACGTGATGCCAGTGGACTGGAAGACGTCTCACACTCGTTCTCTCCATCTTCCTTCGCTCAACCTCGTCCAGCAGCCG aaggTGGACAGTGTGAATCTGGACCTGTCTGATGATGAGGAGCTCAGAGAGCAAATGGACCTTCACTCTATCATCGTCTCCTGCGTTAACGAGGAACCACTGTTTACTGCAGAACAG gtgatctcGGAGATTGAGGAAATGATGCAAGAGTCTCCCGACGCAGACTCGGAGCAGTGTGTGTCCCCGCCAGACCTGTCCATCCTGTCCCAGGagctacacacactcacacactcctcatctACCAGCAGCTACGAAGAAC gtctgcgtgggatgagtgtgtgtgagctggaGGCGCTGCTGGACGAGGTGGAGAAGAAGATCCGGGTGTTCTCCGAGGAGCTGATCGATCAGCTGGCCCTGCGTGACGAGCTGGACTTTGAGAAGGAGGTGAAGAACACTTTCATCTCGCTGCTCATCGATGTGCAGAACAGACAGAaggaggtgatgaagaggaggaggaagggcaGGAGCACGGCCGGGACGCCCAGAGGAGAGCGCACACACGCACCCGGGACt taTTTAACTACAGTTATACCCTATGAGAAGAGAAGTGGTGCTCCATCAGTTGAAGACCTGCAGATCCTCACCAAGA ttttaCATGCCATGAGGGATGACAGTGATAAAGTTCCCAGCTTGCTGACTGATTACATCCTAAAAG TCTTATGTCCTACATAA
- the si:ch211-57i17.5 gene encoding usherin, which produces MQLWFMVLMAAVALILFGISLGVGLHRALSRPPYARERPPLIPMPLQPRSPRGIYPPSNAYLFDTVPDATSSPNTVTLKAFTMRVEEMIDSKVVENSDGATESQIGVVTVSTVHMSSQDITQNPLRRSVSQLIDRKVGEGQDDVWDPHFRAHDSGMFDEEFVDTIKGFSTVRKEHTMFTDTNL; this is translated from the exons ATGCAGCTGTGGTTCATGGTGTTGATGGCAGCCGTGGCTTTGATCCTGTTTGGGATTTCGTTGGGCGTcggcctgcacagagctctgTCCCGCCCACCCTATGCCCGGGAACGACCCCCTCTCATCCCCATGCCCCTACAACCCCGCAGTCCCCGGGGCATTTACCCCCCCAGCAACGCCTACCTG TTTGATACGGTTCCTGATGCGACCAGTTCACCGAACACCGTCACACTGAAAGCCTTCACCATGCGCGTGGAG GAAATGATCGACAGTAAAGTTGTGGAAAACAGTGACGGCGCAACGGAGAGTCAGATAGGGGTCGTTACCGTGTCAACGGTCCACATGTCTTCTCAAGATATTACCCAGAACCCTTTGCGGCGCAGCGTGAGTCAGCTGATTGACAGGAAGGTGGGGGAGGGGCAGGACGACGTGTGGGACCCCCATTTTAGAGCTCACGACAGCGGAATG tttGATGAAGAGTTTGTCGACACCATTAAAGGTTTCAGCACCGTGAGGAAAGAGCACACCATGTTCACCGACACCAACCTCTAA